GCCGCGGCCCTGGATGTGCCGGTTCAGGCCCTGATCAAGGCCAACGCCATCGCCAACCCCAACCTCATCTTCGTGGGCCAGAAGCTCCAGATCCCCGGGTGCACCATGGGGGCTGATGCCATGGGCCCAGCCATGGATGGCCCGGGCATGAAGCCGGACGGGGCCATGATGGGCATGGACGGGCCGCCGATGAAGTCGGATGGGCCGATGATGGGCATGGATGGGCCGTCCGGTCCCGACCATCCGGACCGGCGCTACGGCGGCCCCAGCATGGCCGACGGCCCGGCCGGCATGCAGGATCCCATGGAGCGTCGGGGGGCCGTCTACACGGTCAAAGCCGGTGATTCCCTGACTGCCATTGCCGCCCGGCTGGACGTGGACGTCTATGCCCTGGCCCGGGCCAATGGCATCCAGGACATCAACCTGATCTACGTGGGCCAGCAGCTTATGGTGCCGTAGGGAACTGCCCCCGAGCGGGCCGGGTCAATCACAGATCAAAAGAGAGGGCAGGCTGATTCCCTGCCCTCTCTTTTTGTCGTGTTCAGGGTAGTGGGTGATACGTGGTGCGTCAAGCGACGTGCCGGCCGATGGATTGGGAAGGCCCCTTGGGATACGCACCACGCAAGAAGCCATCGGTCGAGCTACGTCGGGCTCTATGGCGCAATCCGTGGAGCATCCTACTCCAGGGGGCTGAGCCAGCGGGTCGTCCCGTCCCCGTCTGCCGCCCATCCTTCGACGGTGCCGTCATCCGAACGGATCTGGTACCAGGTGTATCCATTGGCGGACTGGGGGCCGGCCAACACGGTGAATTCCTGCCCCTGGTTGACTCGGGTGAGCAGCGCGCCGTCGGTCCCGGGCAGGGCCCGCACGCTCAGCTGGGCGGTGGTCACCACCACCCGGTCGCCCACCCGGGGAGGTCGGTTGACAGGCTGTGGCTCTCCAATGCGGGGGGTGAGCCACTCGGTCTCGCCGTCTCCCTGGGCCACCCAGCCCACGTTGCCCTGGCCGTCATCCACCCGCCACCAGATGAAGCCATCGGCCGAGACCGGGCCCTCCAGTACCTGAACCAGCTG
The DNA window shown above is from Litorilinea aerophila and carries:
- a CDS encoding SH3 domain-containing protein; amino-acid sequence: MKPTAQNPRASQILATFWRLRLLAVLSLMWLGPTLACGSFAPRPTPTPTLPPEVASTPTSPAEPPVTELPTPLPPAPATPPPGPTPTFTPTPVPGTALAAGQPARVSAPAGLNFRDAPSTSGGLLGQLGTGQLVQVLEGPVSADGFIWWRVDDGQGNVGWVAQGDGETEWLTPRIGEPQPVNRPPRVGDRVVVTTAQLSVRALPGTDGALLTRVNQGQEFTVLAGPQSANGYTWYQIRSDDGTVEGWAADGDGTTRWLSPLE